In a single window of the Caulobacter soli genome:
- a CDS encoding carboxymuconolactone decarboxylase family protein produces the protein MDGSLIDARGGWDAAALAARQAEINGRPQRIEPLANDEVGEDLQALITDILASISAYQPVEIDAYFRTVAKHPEVFRRQMEMGTTLFTGRLSPRDRELAVLRIAWLLRAPYEWGEHVVIAKRYGMTTDEVERVTQGSAAPGWSEHEAAVLSGVEELLSRQAISDETWAALAATWDEAQLIEFPIMVGQYVATALVQNALRIRLNDTNPGLGRR, from the coding sequence ATGGACGGGTCGCTTATCGACGCGCGTGGCGGCTGGGACGCGGCGGCGCTGGCCGCCCGCCAAGCCGAGATCAACGGCCGGCCGCAGCGGATCGAGCCGCTGGCGAACGACGAAGTGGGCGAAGACCTGCAAGCGCTGATCACCGATATCCTGGCCTCGATCAGCGCCTACCAGCCTGTGGAGATCGACGCCTATTTCCGCACCGTCGCCAAGCATCCGGAGGTCTTCCGACGCCAGATGGAGATGGGCACGACCCTGTTCACCGGTCGGCTGTCGCCGCGCGACCGCGAGCTGGCCGTGCTGCGCATCGCCTGGCTGTTGCGCGCGCCCTACGAGTGGGGCGAACACGTGGTGATCGCCAAGCGCTACGGCATGACCACGGACGAGGTCGAGCGCGTGACCCAGGGCTCGGCCGCGCCGGGCTGGAGCGAGCACGAGGCGGCGGTCCTGAGCGGCGTCGAGGAACTGCTGTCCCGGCAGGCGATCAGCGACGAGACCTGGGCGGCGCTGGCCGCGACCTGGGACGAGGCGCAACTGATCGAGTTTCCGATCATGGTGGGCCAGTACGTCGCCACCGCCCTGGTCCAGAACGCCCTGCGCATCCGCCTGAACGACACCAATCCGGGGCTTGGCCGGCGGTGA